ATCTCCGGATGTGGATTGCTTACGTTGGTGCAGCGTGGGATCGCCTACACTGCAGATTCTTGTTTCTTGGTACTTAACTGAATATGTGaatatgtcactatatatatatgtgggaGTGAGATTGCATTATTTCCCGAATCCCTCCCATAAAACCCCAGCATTCGTATGACATGAAGCCCTAGACAACGAGTGAAGCAGCTAAAACTAAGAAGACGAGTAGATGGTTAAAATACGAATTTCAAGAAGACGAACGTTCCAGGAAGACGAGCCGATGGAAAAGAAGACGACGATCACTACAACGAGATGTGACGACGAGGTGACGAGCAGAGCAACATATCGAGAGGACGAGCGAAAGTTGCTGACGAGATCGAGTTGAGTAAAGACGTGCTCAAGCGAACGACGTGTGACGACGAGACGACggttaaatcaaacacaaagattCAGATTTCTTactatgttaattaatattaataatcaaacttttaaataataacctacttaataaataaaaaccccacgTTTGGGTGCTCGCCGGGAAGTATCCGAGGAAAGCTGAAGgtgaaagtgaaaagtgactaaagacgactgtgaaaataacattttttttctaaactatGGCTTGCCTAAACGATCTGACTTCCAATACGCTGAAAAGTACATCGAAAGAAAGCATTTGTGCACTTCACAAATTCATATTGGAAGGAGAAGGGGACAGAAACAATCGCAAACGTTTACGTGAATTTGCTGGCTTTCAGTATGACGAAAATGACGCAGCTTATAAATCCAAATGTGTATACATACACGCGAAATTGAAAGACAAAGATTTGATATCAATATCCGCAGTTTTGGGAATTAACTACGACATAGAAAATTTGCAGCTGCACATTTTTCGCAATCTGCAGTTTGGCAAACTTCTCTTTTTCAACGAAGTGGACGATTCAGAGAACGAGGAAACCAACGAAGAGAAGGAAAATGACGAAGACAgccaaaatgatgatgaaattAGTAGTGTAATTTCAACCGGAGTAGTCGAATTCGCAACGAATCAAGGAAGTTGATATGTCGCGTTTTTCGCTAAGTTTTCGAGACATAGAAGagtcaattaaacattttgatggGAGTGATGAAATTCCAGTTGAGGTATGGATAAGCGACTTTGAAGATCAAGCCTTACTTATGGGTTGGAGTGCGTTACAATAGCTTATCTTCGCCAAAAAGTCACTTAAAAATGTCGCTAAGATGTTTATATTGAGCGAAAAGGGATTAAATTCGTGGAATGTATTAAAGGAGTCTTTGCTAAATGAGTTCAAGTCGAGAGTaagcagcaaacaaatacaTATGCAACTAGGAGAGAGCAAACGACGTGCAATCTAAATGTGCAAGAATACTTTTATCGCATGAAAGATATTGCATCCCGAGGAAATGTTGAGGAAGAAGCTCTTATTCAATATGTGATCGACGGTATCGACgaactttctttaaataaatcaattctgTGTGGTGCTAAAAACATGAAcgaattcaaataaaaattgaaggACTACCAAACAATAAGTGCAAAATCGAAAGATCTGGAAGGAAGTGTAAAAGACAAAAACGCTTTTGCAGCAAAAAGTGGTTCAAAAGGTGGCAAAAAAGAAGTCGTTTGCTACAACTGTGGTGAAAAGGGACATATTTCTGGTGGCTGCagcaacaaagaaaaaagaagaacaagtGCAACAAATTTGGACACATTTCCAAGAATTATCCACAAAGTGAAAAGGCAGTCGAAGAAAGCAAGCCCAACGCCCGAGTTTTAAGTGAGCACAGTGACATGACGAGCAAAgcagttttaattcaaaatcAGAATTGCGTGGCGCTGTTTGATACGGGCAGCAAGTTCTACATTTTGCGCGAAGACTTATACAAGCAGTTAGCTTTGCCAAGGTTGAAAGAGTGCAGTGTATATCTAATTGGATTTGGAAAAGATCGCAATGACAATAAGATCAAGCCGATTGGACAGTGTAAGCAAGCAGTATCGATTGACAATGTTCGATAAGGGATgtggaaaaaattatgatatCATCTAAATACACTAAACAGTGTTTATTGAGCAACGGTCGACGGATATTATTCATGCACCTTTGAAAAGAAGCGGGTGCATTTCTAAGGCCAAATTGCATTCGAAGGTATTCGTTATAACCGCTTTTGGTTGAAAATGCTGTTTTAGATATTGATTCAATATTCTGATATTGATTTCTATTAGATGAAATCCCTTTGCCAAATCGATAGTTGTAAAATATTGGCATTTACCTAGTTTACAAGGATTTCGTTTGTGTTTGGTATTGGATATCTGTCGGGAATAGTTATTTCATTGACCTTAATCAATTACTACTCTTATCCTAATTTTACCAGAAGCATAAGGTTTTTGGGTACTACCCAGGTAGGGCTATTGTATGGTGAATTACTTTCCTTAATTAATCCTTGATTAGGCATTTCCTGCACTTGGTTATCAACTTCAATTTCAAGCGCTTGAGCAAGTGGgtactgtttttaaattggaGAGTTATGTGTTGTATTTAGTACGTGTTTAATGGTACTTGTAAATGTAAGATTGTCTCCTTCATATcgaagatttttaaatttatttaataaacctTGTAACCTTAACAATCcaaaatctatattttttttgattcctaaggtgattttttatttggttctCATGCCTTTggatataaaaatgttgtttttatacccctgcagagggtattataatttcagtcagaagtttgcaacgcagtgaaggagacgtttccgaccctataaagtatatatattcttgatcagcatcactagtagagtcgatctagccatgtccgtctgtccgtccgtctgtccgtctgtccgtccgtttatatgcaaactagtctctcagttttaaagctatctgcatgaaactttcccaaaagttgtctttctattgcaggtagtatataaatcggaacgagccggatcggacgactatagcatatagctcccattggaacaatcggaaaaataaatgaaaaaaaattataactttgctgttttttaattttttgtttagttcttcgacatatagtaatggtaaaatatttccgatttacggtttaaatttaatcaaaatcggacgactaaagcatatagcacccataggaacaatcggaaaaataaatgaaaaaaaattataactttgctgttttttaattttttgtttagttcttcgagatatagtaatggtttaatatttcagaattacggttttaatttcatcaaaatcggacgactatagcatatagctcccataggaacaatcggaaaaataaatgaaaaaaaattataacttttctgttttttaattttttgtttagttcttcgacatttagcaatgtttaattatttcagaattatggtataaattttatcaaaatcggacgtctatagcatatagctcccatagaaataataaaaatatataaaataactatctaataattgagctgcaaatcatcatagtttcaatgtttttttttagcacatactcaagtaaatcataatttaaatgttttcaaaagtatttaattaatgcaatagctgcaagggtatatgaacttcggcttgccgaagtttgctttccttcttgttttttctgattttgaagttattaatttgaatgttttatcAAAAAGGGTAACtgtgttatttttgtaatttataattgattGTGCATTGTTCAACAATTTTCTGGCAATTATTATATCATAACTATTAGAAAAATTGTGTacataaaattgttaatttgttttaaaattactattGCTGGGTTACATAATTAAGTTGAATAGGAagacaaaatatatttttattgataataTTATTGTGGATCCTGTGTCTATAAGGCAATTGTATGTGCAACATATGTATGTTATTTCTATGCATTGGTGTTGTCCGGGGATTTAAACCGAAAATTTTCGTTTGGTTCTGagcaattttgattttgttcatCTTTATTTTGGGTGGATTGTACCTGTTGTTGCCCCTCATTAATCAACCCATGGTATTGATTGTGGTCATAATACTGTTGTTCATAATAATTAAGTTGTATTTCTTCGTATTCGTATGCGTCTTAAAATCTCGATTCGTCAGTAGACATTTTGGTTTGTTCACTGACCCATGGTCTTAGTCGTTTGGTAACCGGGAAGTTTGAATTTGTGTGATTTAGAATTCGGATTAGtatttgagtttttattaCGGTTTTctggatttttatttaattcaaaattaacaCGTTCTTAATTTATTCCCTCATTTTGTGCAATAGTAATTAACCATCTTAAGTctgtaatataattttaaaccaaaatagtgAATAATTGTATTGGTAATTTTCTGatcaatatttttatggaATCTTTAATCGCCTgaatataaataagaaaatctgGCTGGTTACCTTCCAGATGCAATTTCAAAATCAGAACTTGACGTCGTctttcttcttcttcgcaGAATGTTCTCAGATTTCCTTTGTAATGTGTTTCCCTGAAGTTCTCCAGTAGAAGTTCCATGTTTAGGGCTTAAATTCTGCAACTAGTCTCGATCTAAGGGCCAATCTTCAATGTTCGGAAAGCCCAATGATCGTGTTACGTGTCCGTCCAAGTTTCTTTCGATGGCTCCCAGAAGAAACCTATGTTGTCGCACATCATAAGTTTGGTAGAGTGAAATTACAGAGCCCACTCTGCTGACGAAGGTGTAGAGAGTTTCTGGATCCCCCTTAAATTGCATGATGTCTTTTAGCTGCCGACGAGCTTCAGCAAGGTTGTTGTCACTTAGCGCAACGATTTGTGGTGCGGCGATAACTGGTTGTGCCATTGTtatagtaatttattttttttgttatagtaaaatacaattttttttaactgttaGGTGCCTTTGGACTTATTggttttttggattttattcttattctttctctttttgttGGACAACCGAATTGGAATTATAATCCAAGTTAAAGGGTTTTGAAATGTGTTGCGTAATTATTATTCGAgaattgaataataaaatattatttatttaccacTCGAGGTTCTTTTTTTCGGATACTTTTTGTATCGTACCGACTGCGTCAGCTGAGTCGAACTAATGTCCCATCAGTTGACTAAGGACAACGCCAAGGGGAATAAATAAACGAAGAATTATTTTTACGTCTTTATACGATTGATCTCAGCCTAAGACTAAATTTTTGTGACAAAAATTATACTTGTGCTGCCCTTTGTTTACATAAGCTTGGGAGCGAGATCGCACGCTTGGGATATTGATTGAACATTATAATTTGAGAGTAAGAGTGCCGCTCAGGAAGCGGGAATCAGTCATTTCAAGACTTGTTTAAGTTATTGAGGAGCAGCATCGGCATCTCCGGATATGGATTGCTTACGTTGGTGCAGCGTGAGATCGCCTACACTGCAGATTCTTGTTTCTTGGTACTTAACTGAATATGTGaatatgtcactatatattTGTGGGAGTGAGATTGCATTATTCCCCGAATCCCTCCCATAAAACCCTTGCATTCGTATGACATGAAGCCCTAGACAACGAGAGAAGCAGCTAAAACTAAGAAGACGAGTAGATGGTCAAAAGACGAATTTCAAGAAGACGAACGTTCCAGGAAGACGAGCCGATGGAAAAGAAGACGACGATCACTACAACGAGATGTGACGACGAGGTGACGAGCAGAACAACATATCGAGAGGACGAGCAAAAGTTGCTGACGAGATCGAGTTGAGTAAAGACGACGTGTGACGACGAGACGACggttaaatcaaacacaaagattCAGATTTCTTactatgttaattaatattaataatcaaacttttaaataataacctatttaataaataaaaaccccacgTTTGGGTGCTCGCCGGGAAGTATCCGAGGAAAGCTGAAGgtgaaagtgaaaagtgactaaagacgactgtgaaaataacattttttttctaaactatGGCTTGCCTAAACGATCTGATTTCCAATACGCTGAAAGTGCATCGAAAGAAAGCATTTGCGCACTTCACAAATTCATATTCGAAGGAGAAGGAGACAGAAACAATCGCAAACGTTTACGTGAATTTGCTGGCTTTCAGTATGACGAAAATGACGCAGTTTATAAATCCAAATGTGTATACATACACGCGAAATTGAAAGACAAAGATTTGATATCAATATGCGCAGTTTTGGGAATTAACTACGACGTAGAAAATTTGCAGCTGCACATTTTTCGCAATCTGCAGTTTGGCAAACTTCTCTTTTTCAACGAAGTGGACGATTCAGAGAACGAGGAAACCGACGAAGAGAAGGAAAATGACGAAGACAgccaaaatgatgatgaaattAGAAGTGTAATTTCAACAGGAGTAGAAATACCTTCTACAGGCGAAAGGAAGAGAAAGTCAAATTCGCAACGAATCAAGGAAGTTGATATGTCGCGTTTTTCTCTAAGATTTCGAGACATAGAAGagtcaattaaacattttgatggGAGTGATGAAATTTCAGTTGAGGTATGGATAAGCGACTTTGAAGATCAAGCCTTACTTATGGGTTGGAATGCGCTACAAAAGCTTATCTTCGGCAAAAAGTCACTTAAAGGTGTCGCTAAGATGTTTATATTGAGAGAGGTATTAAATTCGTGGAATGTATTAAAGGAGTCTTTGCTAAATGAGTTCAAGTCGAGAGTaagcagcaaacaaatacaTATGCAACTAGGAGAGAGCAAACGACGTGCAAACGAAAATGTGCAAGAATACTTTTATCGCATGAAAGATATTGCATCCCGAGGAAATGTTGAGGAAGAAGCTCTTATTCAATATGTGATCGACGGTATCGACgaactttctttaaataaatcaattctgTATGGTGCTAAAAACATGAACGAATTCAAGTACAAATTGAAGGACTACCAAACAATAAGTGCAAGATCGAAAGTTCTGGAAGGAAGTGTGAAAGACAAAAACGCTTTTGCAGCAAAAAGTGGTTCAAAAGGTGGCGAAAAAGAAGTCGTTTGCTACAACTGTGGTGAAAAGGGACATATTTCTGGTGGCTGCAgtaacaaagaaaaaggaagaaagtattttaagtgcaacaaaTTTGGACACATTTACAAGAATTGTCCACAAGGTGAAAAGGCAGTCGAAGAAAGCAAGCCCAACGCGCGAGTTTTAAGTGAGCACAGTGACATGACGAGCAAAGCAGTTTCAATTCAAAATCAGAATTGCGTGGCGCTGTT
The genomic region above belongs to Drosophila gunungcola strain Sukarami unplaced genomic scaffold, Dgunungcola_SK_2 000062F, whole genome shotgun sequence and contains:
- the LOC128264252 gene encoding uncharacterized protein LOC128264252, with amino-acid sequence MTSKAVLIQNQNCVALFDTGSKFYILREDLYKQLALPRLKECSVYLIGFGKDRNDNKIKPIGQFLGINYDVENLQLHIFRNLQFGKLLFFNEVDDSENEETDEEKENDEDSQNDDEIRSVISTGVEIPSTGERKRKSNSQRIKEVDMSRFSLRFRDIEESIKHFDGSDEISVEVWISDFEDQALLMGWNALQKLIFGKKSLKGVAKMFILREVLNSWNVLKESLLNEFKSRVSSKQIHMQLGESKRRANENVQEYFYRMKDIASRGNVEEEALIQYVIDGIDELSLNKSILYGAKNMNEFKYKLKDYQTISARSKVLEGSVKDKNAFAAKSGSKGGEKEVVCYNCGEKGHISGGCSNKEKGRKYFKCNKFGHIYKNCPQGEKAVEESKPNARVLSEHSDMTSKAVSIQNQNCVALFYAGSKFYILREDLYKQLGLPRLKECSVYLIGFGKDRNANKIKPIGQCKQAVSIDNSVYDLNFFIVPCDFMDTRLIIGEELCLQAEDSFSPNGLRVRKLYNLDEYELESNLMQTEAVLDNEELDINQSASEYARKEVRELIAKYIPKPSKSTNIEMKIILNDETPIFSRPRRFAFAETKVIDDQIEQWLSNRVIEESDSEFTSPVVLAKKNDGSQRLCVDFRRLNKVIIKDHLPLPLIDDQLDRLQEAMMFSTIDLRNGFFHVPVADSSKKYTSFLAEESLSLTLTISLYQQRTKRRLYRTSKK